A genomic stretch from Burkholderia pyrrocinia includes:
- a CDS encoding (Fe-S)-binding protein, with amino-acid sequence MNERQYPAAAPAHVYLFATCLVDLFVPEAGLDAVRLLEREGLTVHYPRGQSCCGQPAYSSGNPDEARRVAAAQLDLFAEPWPVIVPSGSCAGMIRHHWPALFADDPVHGPKVRAIAERTYELAEFLVHVLDVQLDAAAASAGPDERVVLHTSCAARREMGTRVHGVALVDALPGVTRIEHERESECCGFGGTFSLKHPDISGAMVRDKVASACATGCDRLVSADCGCLLNIGHAATKAGARLPVEHLASFLWRRTSGAASLRGDKQ; translated from the coding sequence ATGAACGAAAGGCAGTACCCCGCCGCCGCCCCCGCGCACGTCTATCTGTTCGCGACCTGCCTGGTCGACCTGTTCGTCCCCGAAGCGGGACTCGACGCGGTCCGCCTGCTGGAGCGCGAAGGCCTGACCGTCCACTATCCGCGCGGCCAGAGCTGCTGCGGGCAGCCGGCCTACAGCAGCGGCAATCCCGACGAAGCGCGCCGCGTCGCGGCCGCGCAGCTCGACCTGTTCGCCGAACCGTGGCCGGTGATCGTGCCGTCGGGCTCGTGCGCGGGCATGATCCGGCACCATTGGCCGGCGCTGTTCGCCGACGATCCCGTCCACGGCCCGAAGGTGCGGGCAATCGCGGAGCGGACCTACGAACTCGCAGAATTCCTCGTCCATGTGCTCGACGTGCAACTCGACGCGGCCGCGGCAAGCGCCGGGCCCGACGAGCGCGTCGTGCTGCACACGTCGTGCGCGGCGCGCCGCGAGATGGGCACGCGCGTGCACGGCGTCGCGCTCGTCGACGCGCTGCCGGGCGTGACGCGGATCGAACACGAACGCGAATCCGAATGCTGCGGCTTCGGCGGCACGTTCTCGCTGAAGCATCCCGACATCTCCGGCGCGATGGTGCGCGACAAGGTCGCGTCGGCCTGCGCGACCGGCTGCGACCGGCTCGTGTCCGCGGACTGCGGCTGCCTGCTGAACATCGGCCACGCTGCGACCAAGGCCGGCGCGCGGCTGCCCGTCGAGCATCTCGCGAGCTTCCTGTGGCGGCGCACGTCCGGCGCCGCATCGCTGCGCGGAGACAAGCAATGA
- a CDS encoding LutC/YkgG family protein, translating to MSARAAILARLRGAAPGVAATAAPALDARIDTHYDTRRAPAARDPHTLAQALQAALAASHAEAWCATDDEWPAQLAARLADAGVRRLLLDPARAESAALARALPDEIAPVPFDRPIDAWKTELFDTIDAGFTVARSGIAATGTVVLAPDAGTPRTVSLVPPLHVALVHANTLHADLHAAVHAERWHAGMPTNLVLVSGPSKTSDIQQTLAYGAHGPRRLWVVIVTDPAADAATARPAATACEDQPR from the coding sequence ATGAGCGCGCGCGCCGCGATTCTCGCGCGCCTGCGCGGCGCCGCCCCGGGCGTCGCCGCGACGGCCGCCCCCGCGCTCGATGCGCGCATCGATACGCATTACGACACGCGCCGCGCGCCAGCCGCGCGCGATCCGCACACGCTCGCTCAGGCGCTGCAGGCCGCGCTCGCCGCCTCGCACGCGGAAGCCTGGTGCGCGACCGACGACGAATGGCCCGCGCAGCTTGCCGCGCGTCTCGCCGACGCCGGCGTGCGTCGCCTGCTGCTCGACCCGGCCCGCGCCGAATCGGCGGCGCTCGCCCGCGCGCTGCCCGATGAGATCGCGCCCGTGCCGTTCGACCGGCCGATCGACGCATGGAAGACCGAACTGTTCGACACGATCGACGCGGGCTTCACCGTCGCCCGCTCGGGCATTGCCGCAACCGGCACCGTCGTGCTCGCCCCCGATGCCGGCACGCCGCGCACGGTGTCGCTGGTGCCGCCGCTGCATGTCGCGCTCGTTCACGCGAACACGCTGCATGCGGACCTGCACGCAGCCGTGCACGCGGAGCGCTGGCACGCCGGCATGCCGACCAACCTCGTGCTGGTGTCGGGGCCGTCGAAGACGTCCGACATCCAGCAGACGCTCGCTTATGGCGCGCATGGCCCGCGCCGCCTGTGGGTCGTGATCGTCACCGATCCGGCTGCCGATGCCGCGACCGCCCGGCCGGCCGCCACCGCTTGCGAGGACCAACCGCGATGA
- a CDS encoding LutB/LldF family L-lactate oxidation iron-sulfur protein: MSDHTLQFVAPGDFKARARAALDDPALRRSFRGAMDFLQGKRTTQFPDDTELQQLRDLGEAVRRHALAQLPALLERLEAKLVEAGVHVHWAETAADANAIVLGIAQAKKARRVIKGKSMASEEIELNHYLADHGVDCIESDMGEFIVQLAGEKPSHIVMPAIHKTRGDIAELFEKHIPGTRYTEDVDELIQTGRRALRRAFADADIGLSGVNFAAADTGTLWLVENEGNGRLSTTVPDTHIAIMGIEKVVEKLEHIVPLSSLLTRSATGQAITTYFNLISGPRRDGERDGPRELHLVLLDNGRTQAYADEQLRATLQCIRCGACMNHCPVYTRIGGHAYGTTYPGPIGKIISPHLLGLDATADLPTASTLCGACGEVCPVRIPIPELLVRLRTEANRKPDEPVAHPLRGQGANYNRAEDLVWRFWSGAFAHPRAYRAFRWTATRLRALTPAKQMGWTQHRTPLEPAPRSLSDLLRARGQPE, from the coding sequence ATGAGCGACCACACGCTGCAATTCGTCGCCCCCGGCGACTTCAAGGCCCGCGCGCGCGCCGCGCTCGACGATCCCGCGCTGCGCCGGAGTTTTCGCGGTGCGATGGACTTCCTGCAGGGCAAGCGCACGACGCAATTCCCCGACGACACCGAGCTGCAGCAGTTGCGCGATCTCGGCGAAGCCGTGCGCCGGCACGCGCTCGCGCAGTTGCCGGCGCTGCTCGAACGGCTGGAGGCGAAGCTCGTCGAAGCCGGCGTGCACGTGCACTGGGCCGAGACGGCCGCCGACGCGAACGCGATCGTGCTCGGCATCGCGCAGGCGAAGAAGGCGCGCCGCGTAATCAAGGGCAAATCGATGGCGAGCGAGGAAATCGAGCTGAACCATTACCTCGCGGATCACGGCGTCGACTGCATCGAGTCCGACATGGGCGAGTTCATCGTGCAGCTCGCGGGCGAGAAGCCATCGCATATCGTGATGCCGGCGATCCACAAGACGCGCGGCGACATCGCCGAACTGTTCGAGAAACACATCCCCGGCACGCGCTACACGGAAGACGTCGACGAGCTGATCCAGACCGGCCGGCGCGCGCTGCGCCGCGCGTTCGCCGACGCGGACATCGGCCTGTCGGGCGTGAACTTCGCGGCGGCCGACACGGGCACGCTGTGGCTCGTCGAGAACGAAGGCAACGGCCGCCTGTCGACGACGGTGCCCGACACGCACATCGCGATCATGGGGATCGAGAAGGTCGTCGAGAAGCTCGAGCACATCGTGCCGCTGTCGAGCCTGCTCACGCGCTCGGCTACCGGCCAGGCGATCACGACCTACTTCAACCTGATCTCGGGCCCGCGCCGCGACGGCGAACGCGACGGCCCGCGCGAACTGCATCTCGTGCTGCTCGACAACGGCCGCACGCAGGCCTATGCGGACGAACAGCTGCGCGCGACGCTGCAGTGCATCCGCTGCGGCGCATGCATGAACCACTGCCCCGTCTATACGCGCATCGGCGGCCACGCGTACGGGACGACCTACCCGGGGCCGATCGGCAAGATCATCTCGCCGCACCTGCTCGGCCTCGACGCGACGGCCGACCTGCCGACCGCGTCGACGCTGTGCGGCGCATGCGGCGAGGTATGTCCGGTCCGGATCCCGATCCCGGAACTGCTCGTGCGGCTGCGCACCGAGGCGAACCGCAAGCCCGACGAACCCGTCGCGCATCCGCTGCGCGGCCAGGGCGCGAACTACAACCGCGCGGAAGACCTCGTGTGGCGCTTCTGGTCGGGCGCATTCGCGCATCCGCGCGCGTATCGCGCGTTCCGCTGGACCGCGACGCGCCTGCGCGCGCTGACGCCCGCGAAACAGATGGGCTGGACGCAGCACCGCACGCCGCTCGAACCGGCACCGCGCAGCCTGTCCGACCTGCTGCGCGCACGCGGCCAGCCCGAATAA
- a CDS encoding lactate permease LctP family transporter, with amino-acid sequence MQVWHQIYTPLGSLGLSAFVAAIPIIFFFVALAALRMKGHVAAAITLLLSLGVAILAYGMPVPQALAAAGFGFAYGLWPIAWIIVAAVFLYKIVVKTGQFDVIRASVLSITDDQRLQMLLIGFSFGAFLEGAAGFGAPVAITAALLVGLGFKPLHAAGLCLIANTAPVAFGAMGIPIIVAGQVTGIDPFHIGAMAGRQLPLLSLAVPFWLVFMMDGLRGVRQTWPAALVAGGSFAVTQYFTSNHIGPELPDITSSLVSLVALAAFLKVWQPRTAQQPAGGIVATGGGAALAGFGAGGNGFGTGTSRQASPYTLAQTVRAWSPFLILTAVVTVWSIAPFKALFAAHGALASTVLKFHVAGLDQLVVKTAPIAATPKALDAVLKIDLVSAVGSAILVTALISMALLRMKPRDALVTFGETLKELTRPILSIGLVLAFAFVANYSGMSSTLALMLAATGAAFPFFSPFLGWLGVFLTGSDTSSNALFCSLQQTTAHQLGVPETLAVAANTTGGVTAKMISPQSIAVACAATGLVGNESALFRFTVRHSLLFAVIVGLITLVQAYVLPGMVP; translated from the coding sequence ATGCAGGTTTGGCATCAGATCTACACCCCGCTCGGCAGCCTCGGGCTGTCGGCGTTCGTCGCCGCGATCCCGATCATCTTCTTTTTCGTCGCGCTGGCCGCGCTGCGGATGAAGGGCCACGTCGCGGCCGCGATCACGCTGCTGCTGTCGCTCGGCGTCGCGATCCTCGCGTACGGGATGCCCGTGCCGCAGGCGCTCGCGGCGGCCGGCTTCGGCTTCGCGTACGGCCTGTGGCCGATCGCGTGGATCATCGTCGCGGCCGTGTTCCTGTACAAGATCGTCGTGAAGACCGGCCAGTTCGACGTCATCCGCGCATCCGTGCTGTCGATCACCGACGACCAGCGCCTGCAGATGCTGCTGATCGGCTTCTCGTTCGGCGCGTTCCTGGAAGGCGCGGCCGGCTTCGGCGCGCCCGTCGCGATCACGGCCGCGCTGCTCGTCGGCCTCGGCTTCAAGCCGCTGCACGCGGCCGGGCTGTGCCTGATCGCGAACACCGCGCCGGTCGCGTTCGGCGCGATGGGCATCCCGATCATCGTCGCCGGACAGGTGACGGGCATCGACCCGTTCCACATCGGCGCGATGGCCGGCCGCCAGTTGCCGCTGCTGTCGCTCGCGGTGCCGTTCTGGCTCGTGTTCATGATGGACGGACTGCGCGGCGTGCGGCAGACCTGGCCGGCCGCGCTCGTCGCGGGCGGCAGCTTCGCGGTCACGCAATACTTCACGTCGAACCACATCGGGCCCGAGCTGCCGGACATCACGTCGTCGCTCGTCAGCCTCGTCGCGCTCGCGGCGTTCCTGAAGGTATGGCAGCCGCGCACCGCGCAGCAGCCGGCCGGCGGCATCGTCGCGACCGGCGGCGGCGCTGCGCTGGCCGGTTTCGGCGCGGGCGGCAACGGCTTCGGCACGGGCACGAGCCGGCAGGCGTCGCCGTACACGCTCGCGCAAACCGTGCGCGCGTGGTCGCCGTTCCTGATCCTGACGGCCGTCGTCACCGTGTGGAGCATCGCGCCGTTCAAGGCGCTGTTCGCCGCGCACGGCGCGCTCGCGTCGACCGTGCTGAAGTTCCATGTGGCGGGGCTCGACCAGCTCGTCGTGAAGACCGCGCCGATCGCCGCGACGCCGAAGGCGCTCGACGCCGTGCTGAAGATCGATCTGGTGTCGGCGGTGGGCAGCGCGATCCTCGTGACCGCGCTGATCTCGATGGCGCTGTTGCGGATGAAGCCGCGCGACGCACTCGTCACGTTCGGCGAGACGCTGAAGGAGCTGACGCGCCCGATCCTGTCGATCGGCCTCGTGCTCGCGTTCGCGTTCGTCGCGAACTACTCGGGGATGTCGTCGACGCTCGCGCTGATGCTGGCCGCGACCGGCGCCGCGTTCCCGTTCTTCTCGCCGTTCCTCGGCTGGCTCGGCGTGTTCCTGACCGGCTCGGACACGTCGTCGAACGCCCTGTTCTGCTCGCTGCAGCAGACCACGGCCCATCAGCTCGGCGTGCCCGAGACGCTCGCGGTGGCCGCGAACACGACGGGCGGCGTGACCGCGAAGATGATCTCGCCGCAGTCGATCGCGGTCGCATGCGCGGCGACGGGCCTCGTCGGCAACGAGTCGGCGCTGTTCCGCTTCACGGTGCGGCACAGCCTGCTGTTCGCGGTGATCGTCGGCTTGATCACGCTGGTGCAGGCGTACGTGCTGCCGGGGATGGTGCCGTAA
- a CDS encoding M48 family metalloprotease: MQLKKAVAACGVAFLLSACGGVQSLDANSLTSAGTNLFKAATLSDSDIAALSNDSCKSSDAESKIAPANSAYSKRLTKVMKGFGDMTLNGQKVNYKVYVTKDVNAWAMGNGCVRVYSGLMDMMNDDELRGVIGHEMGHVALGHSKKAMQTAYAVSAARSAAGAASPGVAALTSSQLGDITEKFINAQFSQTQESAADDYSFDLMKQKGMSQKGLVTAFQKLAKLDGGQSSMMSSHPSSTSRAQHIEDRIAKGS; the protein is encoded by the coding sequence ATGCAACTCAAGAAAGCGGTGGCAGCGTGTGGCGTGGCGTTTCTGTTGAGCGCGTGTGGCGGGGTACAGAGCCTCGACGCGAACAGCCTGACGTCGGCGGGGACGAACCTGTTCAAGGCAGCGACGCTGTCGGATTCGGACATCGCCGCGCTGTCGAACGACTCGTGCAAGTCCAGCGACGCCGAATCGAAGATCGCGCCGGCGAACAGCGCGTATTCGAAGCGCCTGACGAAGGTGATGAAGGGCTTCGGCGACATGACGCTGAACGGCCAGAAGGTCAACTACAAGGTGTACGTGACCAAGGACGTCAACGCGTGGGCGATGGGCAACGGCTGCGTGCGCGTGTACAGCGGCCTGATGGACATGATGAACGACGACGAACTGCGCGGCGTGATCGGCCATGAAATGGGCCACGTTGCACTGGGTCACTCGAAGAAGGCGATGCAGACGGCGTACGCGGTGAGCGCGGCGCGCAGCGCGGCCGGTGCGGCATCGCCGGGCGTGGCAGCGCTGACGAGCTCGCAGCTCGGCGACATCACCGAGAAGTTCATCAACGCGCAGTTCTCGCAGACGCAGGAAAGCGCGGCGGACGACTACTCGTTCGACCTGATGAAGCAGAAGGGCATGAGCCAGAAGGGCCTCGTCACCGCATTCCAGAAGCTGGCGAAGCTCGATGGCGGCCAGAGCTCGATGATGAGCTCGCACCCGTCGTCGACGAGCCGTGCGCAGCACATCGAGGATCGCATCGCGAAGGGCAGCTGA
- a CDS encoding glycosyltransferase family 2 protein, whose protein sequence is MSKLHASSTHLVLIPSYNPGAKVDTTVRNARAQWNPVWVVVDGSTDGSAERLQAMAEHDPGLRVIVLPENRGKGAAVLAGLDAAAASGFTHVLTMDSDGQHPADLIPAFMAASQAAPDAMVLGVPKFDASAPQLRVQGRRLSNAWADLETLWAGIGDSLYGFRVYPVAPLAAIMRRQPWMRGFDFDPEAAVRLCWAGVRPIRIDAPVRYFGRHEGGVSHFHYGRDNALLVWMHLRLFAGFAVRLPMLVARRLTRRRDQAA, encoded by the coding sequence ATGTCCAAGCTGCACGCCTCGTCCACCCACCTCGTCCTGATTCCGAGCTACAACCCCGGCGCCAAGGTCGACACGACCGTGCGCAATGCCCGCGCGCAGTGGAATCCGGTGTGGGTCGTCGTCGACGGCAGCACCGACGGCAGCGCCGAGCGGCTGCAGGCGATGGCCGAGCACGATCCCGGGTTGCGCGTGATCGTGCTGCCGGAGAACCGCGGCAAGGGCGCGGCAGTGCTCGCGGGGCTCGACGCGGCTGCCGCGAGCGGCTTCACGCACGTGCTGACGATGGATTCCGACGGCCAGCATCCGGCCGACCTGATTCCCGCTTTCATGGCCGCGTCGCAGGCCGCGCCCGATGCGATGGTGCTCGGTGTGCCGAAGTTCGACGCGAGCGCGCCGCAGCTGCGCGTGCAGGGGCGCCGGCTGTCGAACGCCTGGGCCGACCTCGAGACGCTGTGGGCCGGGATCGGCGATTCGCTGTACGGCTTTCGCGTGTATCCGGTCGCGCCGCTCGCCGCGATCATGCGGCGCCAGCCGTGGATGCGCGGCTTCGACTTCGATCCCGAAGCGGCCGTGCGGCTGTGCTGGGCCGGCGTGCGTCCGATCCGCATCGACGCGCCGGTGCGCTACTTCGGCCGGCACGAGGGCGGCGTGTCGCATTTCCACTACGGCCGCGACAACGCGCTGCTTGTATGGATGCACCTGCGGCTTTTCGCCGGCTTCGCGGTGCGGCTGCCGATGCTGGTCGCGCGGCGGCTGACGCGCCGCCGCGACCAGGCGGCCTGA
- a CDS encoding endoribonuclease L-PSP: MSVHPVDAERRPCSLSSATAPVARGQAAGGPDASRSGAPLANGGDRALRLVQMSHARLAALLHDARMRGDGIDRVFPGALGAVCIGAAGLQDESNAESHVDAAARMLADAVPDLPVAPVQMALLGAGVAPGDAVCEIWQCDARDLRSERRGALHYRYSEAAGLVFGSIVVHETHETHDVQRDGGTPLERATHDAYRTLFDVLDTLGMPHPLRIWNTVPAINAVQFGIERYRQFNIGRQHAFDACRRALTGGVPAACALGSVVPVAGDASPAAPLAIHFIASRTPADPVENPRQVSAYHYPAQYGPRAPTFARAAAWANGGTAPVLFVSGTASIVGHRTVHAGDVVAQTRETVANLAAVLEQAARQGHGPFSLADLSYRVYVRDAGDAAALAEIDRVLRDAAGPGVRPLFVHADVCRDDLLVEIEASAGHAVERLS; the protein is encoded by the coding sequence GTGTCCGTGCATCCAGTCGACGCCGAACGGCGCCCGTGTTCCCTGTCGTCAGCCACCGCGCCGGTCGCGCGCGGGCAGGCGGCAGGCGGGCCGGACGCATCGCGATCGGGCGCGCCGCTCGCAAACGGCGGCGACCGCGCACTGCGGCTCGTCCAGATGAGTCATGCGCGGCTCGCCGCGTTGCTGCACGATGCGCGCATGCGTGGCGATGGAATCGACCGCGTGTTTCCCGGCGCGTTGGGCGCGGTGTGCATCGGCGCGGCCGGATTGCAGGACGAATCGAACGCAGAATCGCACGTCGATGCGGCGGCACGAATGCTGGCCGATGCCGTGCCCGACCTGCCGGTTGCACCGGTGCAGATGGCGCTGCTCGGCGCCGGCGTCGCACCGGGCGATGCCGTCTGCGAAATCTGGCAATGCGATGCGCGCGACCTGCGCAGCGAACGGCGCGGTGCGCTGCACTACCGCTACAGCGAAGCGGCGGGGCTCGTGTTCGGCAGCATCGTCGTGCACGAAACGCACGAAACGCACGACGTGCAGCGCGACGGCGGCACGCCGCTCGAACGCGCGACGCACGATGCATACCGCACGCTGTTCGACGTGCTCGATACGCTCGGCATGCCGCATCCGCTGCGCATCTGGAATACCGTGCCGGCGATCAATGCCGTGCAGTTCGGGATCGAGCGCTATCGTCAGTTCAATATCGGCCGTCAGCACGCCTTCGACGCGTGCCGCCGCGCACTGACGGGCGGCGTGCCGGCCGCGTGCGCGCTCGGTTCGGTCGTGCCGGTCGCGGGCGACGCATCGCCGGCCGCGCCGCTCGCGATCCATTTCATCGCGAGCCGCACGCCCGCGGATCCGGTCGAGAACCCGCGCCAGGTCAGTGCGTATCACTATCCGGCGCAATACGGCCCGCGTGCGCCGACGTTCGCGCGTGCAGCCGCCTGGGCGAATGGCGGCACCGCGCCGGTGCTGTTCGTATCCGGCACCGCGAGCATCGTCGGGCATCGCACCGTTCATGCCGGCGACGTCGTCGCGCAAACGCGCGAGACGGTCGCGAACCTTGCGGCCGTGCTCGAGCAGGCCGCGCGGCAGGGGCATGGTCCGTTCTCGCTTGCCGACCTGAGCTATCGCGTCTACGTGCGCGATGCCGGCGATGCCGCGGCGCTTGCCGAAATCGATCGGGTGCTGCGCGATGCGGCCGGCCCCGGCGTGCGGCCGCTCTTCGTCCATGCGGATGTATGCCGCGACGACCTGCTGGTCGAGATCGAGGCGAGCGCGGGGCACGCAGTGGAGCGGCTGTCATGA
- the fabG gene encoding 3-oxoacyl-ACP reductase FabG — protein MRSLVTGGSGALGQAICMALAQAGHEVWVHANRHLAQAEAVAQQIVAAGGTARAIAFDVTDADATLAALAPLADEAPVQILVNNAGIHDDAPMAGMSRRQWHSVIDVTLNGFFNVTQPLLLPMIRTRRGRIVNIASVAGVTGNRGQVNYAAAKAGLIGATKSLSLELASRGITVNAVAPGIIESPMAEQAFPAERIKQLVPAQRAGRPDEVAAMVAYLVSDAAAYVTGQVMSVNGGLA, from the coding sequence ATGCGCTCGCTCGTGACGGGCGGCAGCGGCGCACTCGGGCAGGCGATCTGCATGGCGCTCGCGCAGGCCGGCCATGAAGTGTGGGTCCATGCGAACCGCCATCTCGCGCAGGCGGAGGCGGTCGCGCAGCAGATCGTCGCGGCCGGCGGCACCGCGCGCGCGATCGCGTTCGACGTGACCGACGCCGACGCGACGCTCGCCGCGCTGGCGCCGCTCGCCGACGAAGCGCCGGTGCAGATCCTCGTCAACAACGCCGGAATTCACGACGACGCGCCGATGGCCGGCATGTCGCGTCGGCAGTGGCACAGCGTGATCGACGTGACGCTCAACGGCTTTTTCAACGTCACGCAGCCGCTGCTGCTGCCGATGATTCGCACGCGACGCGGGCGGATCGTCAACATCGCATCGGTGGCCGGCGTGACCGGCAATCGCGGGCAGGTCAATTACGCGGCCGCGAAGGCAGGGCTGATCGGCGCGACGAAATCGCTGTCGCTGGAGCTTGCGTCGCGCGGCATTACCGTGAACGCGGTCGCGCCCGGCATCATCGAATCGCCGATGGCCGAACAGGCGTTTCCCGCCGAACGGATCAAGCAGCTCGTGCCCGCGCAGCGCGCGGGCCGGCCCGACGAAGTCGCGGCGATGGTCGCGTATCTGGTGTCCGACGCCGCCGCCTATGTGACGGGGCAGGTGATGTCCGTCAACGGCGGGCTCGCATGA
- a CDS encoding phosphopantetheine-binding protein, with protein sequence MNALEQELATLIIGELNLEDVPLETVTVETPLYGEGFGLDSIDILEIALLISKKYGFELRSDNPDNQKIFATLGALAAYVAAHRTK encoded by the coding sequence ATGAACGCACTGGAACAAGAGCTCGCCACGCTGATCATCGGCGAACTGAATCTCGAAGACGTCCCGCTCGAAACAGTGACGGTCGAAACCCCGCTGTACGGCGAAGGTTTCGGGCTCGACTCCATCGACATCCTGGAAATCGCGCTGCTGATCTCGAAGAAATACGGCTTCGAACTGCGCTCGGACAATCCGGACAACCAGAAGATCTTTGCGACGCTCGGCGCGCTGGCCGCGTACGTCGCCGCGCATCGTACGAAGTGA